Genomic DNA from bacterium:
GTGTTGATAGGAAAACAGCGTTAAACGGAATGTACAAAGCAGTTCCCGATGCGGGTGCATTAAAAATTTCGAAAGTAAATGTATTTAATAAGAATATTACTTTCTTCAATGCATTTGCAGCTAATGATCCTCAGTCAACCCTGATGATCTGGGAGAAAATAAAGAGAGAGATCGGACTTCGCGGAGTAAAAATGATTTTGCTTAATACAAGACAGGATCGTTTGGACAGAGCAAAACAATTATCATCCATGATCGGCTCAGAGTTGAAAGACCAGTTTGATTATTTAATCCTGATCGGACAATCCTCTGAAATCGTAGAAGAATTAGCTGTTGCCAGTGGTGTGAAGCGGAACAAGATTGTAAACCTTGGCTGGACTGAACCTGAAGCTGTCTTCGAAGCAATACTTGCATACACAGTCGAACAATCCACAGTTGTCGCAATAGGAAATATGGGCGGAATGGGTGGCAAAGTAGTTGACTTCTTTGAAAACCGGAGCGTTGTTTATGGTTGAGCTTGCAATTACTCTCGGATTAATTTTCAGCTTGCTCTCCTATGAAGTTTTTGGTTTAGCTGCCGGTGGAATAGTGGTTCCTGGTTACATCGCCTTGCAGCTATCTCAACCGGACAGACTTGCCGGAATTATTCTTGTTAGCTTATCAACATTTTTGATAATAAAAATTTTAGGTCATTATACCTTTCTTTATGGAAGAAGACAGATGGTTGTATGTCTTCTTGT
This window encodes:
- the pgsC gene encoding poly-gamma-glutamate biosynthesis protein PgsC; this translates as MVELAITLGLIFSLLSYEVFGLAAGGIVVPGYIALQLSQPDRLAGIILVSLSTFLIIKILGHYTFLYGRRQMVVCLLVGCLLANFSRQFLLIDLTSNMVQLQAVGWVVPGLIAHWFGKQGIFRTLCVLFITSVLVRLIVILIFNGELLPT